In one Pseudarthrobacter oxydans genomic region, the following are encoded:
- a CDS encoding methylated-DNA--[protein]-cysteine S-methyltransferase, producing MKAQLLQMSTPDGPFTILARDGVVLSSGWTGNPGDLTGQVHPSLRPASIELVTSLGEISAAVEAFYAGDPAPAMRVPVRQKSGPFRAHAWDVLRLVQPGSPVTYTEYAGLAGNPKAVRAAASACAFNAAALFVPCHRVIRTDGSLGGFRWGLPIKQSLLAREAA from the coding sequence ATGAAGGCCCAGTTGCTCCAGATGTCCACCCCGGACGGACCGTTCACCATCCTTGCCCGGGACGGCGTGGTCCTTTCCAGCGGCTGGACCGGCAATCCCGGCGACCTGACCGGCCAGGTCCACCCTTCCCTGCGGCCGGCCTCGATTGAGCTGGTCACCAGCCTGGGGGAAATCTCGGCTGCCGTGGAGGCGTTTTATGCGGGCGATCCGGCGCCGGCCATGCGGGTGCCCGTGCGGCAGAAGTCCGGGCCGTTCCGTGCCCACGCGTGGGATGTGCTCCGGCTGGTGCAGCCTGGTTCCCCGGTAACGTACACCGAGTACGCCGGGCTGGCCGGCAACCCCAAAGCTGTCCGGGCGGCCGCCAGCGCCTGTGCCTTCAATGCGGCTGCCCTGTTTGTGCCCTGCCACCGCGTGATCCGCACGGACGGTTCACTGGGCGGCTTCCGGTGGGGACTGCCCATCAAACAGAGCCTGCTGGCGCGCGAAGCCGCCTGA
- a CDS encoding pyridoxal 5'-phosphate synthase: MSETFRKFLRTLPDFPSDLPGFDPDKSPQDPVLLFKQWLDEALAAGEPQPHACSLATVGRGSGGGQQPSSRMLILKNIDDDGWHFATSRTSRKGRELGANPYAALNFYWPSLGRQVRVLGPVTELSAEASSRDWAERPRADGSENPDWQLYAIRPEEIEFWQASHDGAHIRHRLGADGARLD; this comes from the coding sequence ATGAGCGAAACCTTCCGGAAGTTCCTTCGCACCCTGCCCGACTTTCCATCCGACTTGCCCGGCTTCGACCCTGACAAGTCGCCGCAGGACCCGGTCCTGCTCTTTAAGCAGTGGTTGGACGAGGCCCTGGCGGCAGGGGAACCCCAGCCCCATGCCTGCAGCCTGGCCACCGTTGGCCGCGGTTCCGGCGGTGGGCAGCAACCGTCGTCGAGGATGCTGATCCTGAAGAACATCGACGACGACGGCTGGCACTTCGCCACGTCCCGCACCTCGCGCAAGGGCAGGGAACTGGGCGCCAACCCCTACGCCGCCCTGAACTTCTACTGGCCATCGCTGGGCCGGCAGGTCCGTGTGCTGGGTCCGGTGACGGAATTATCCGCGGAAGCTTCGTCCAGGGATTGGGCTGAACGGCCGCGTGCTGACGGCAGCGAAAACCCTGACTGGCAGCTCTATGCCATCCGCCCGGAGGAGATCGAGTTCTGGCAGGCCAGCCACGACGGCGCCCATATCCGCCACCGCCTGGGCGCGGACGGCGCACGGCTGGACTAG
- the argH gene encoding argininosuccinate lyase, with the protein MVSATNEGALWGGRFAGGPADALAALSKSTHFDWRLARYDIAGSKAHARVLHKAGLLDAAELDGMLAALSQLDEDIASGAYLPAESDEDVHGSLERGLIERAGTQLGGKLRAGRSRNDQVATLGRMFLRDHARIIARGVLATVDALVEQAKAHHGVAMPGRTHLQHAQPVLLSHHLLAHAWALLRDVQRLQDWDKRAGVSPYGSGALAGSSLGLDPEAVAADLGFFSATHNSIDGTASRDVFAEFAWVCSMIGVDLSRISEEVIFWATKEFSFVTLHDSYSTGSSIMPQKKNPDVAELARGKAGRLIGNLTGLLATLKGLPLAYNRDLQEDKEPVFDAADTLELLLPAVSGMIATLKFNTERMESLAPQGFALATDIAEWLVRQGVPFREAHELSGAAVKQAESRGVELWDLTDEEYAAISEHLTPEVRTVLSTEGSLNSRNSQGGTAPAAVERQLAALEAELAGVREYAG; encoded by the coding sequence ATGGTCTCGGCAACAAATGAAGGCGCTCTGTGGGGCGGCCGGTTCGCCGGCGGCCCCGCGGACGCCCTGGCAGCACTGAGCAAGTCCACGCATTTCGACTGGCGGCTGGCCCGCTACGACATCGCCGGGTCCAAGGCGCACGCCCGCGTCCTGCACAAGGCCGGGCTGCTGGATGCTGCCGAACTGGACGGCATGCTGGCTGCCCTGTCGCAGCTGGATGAGGACATTGCGTCCGGCGCCTACCTGCCCGCGGAGTCCGACGAGGACGTGCACGGCTCGCTGGAGCGCGGACTCATTGAGCGTGCCGGGACCCAGCTGGGCGGCAAGCTCCGCGCCGGCCGCTCGCGCAATGACCAGGTGGCCACGCTGGGCCGCATGTTCCTGCGTGACCACGCCAGGATCATCGCACGGGGCGTGCTGGCCACAGTGGACGCGCTGGTGGAACAGGCCAAGGCCCACCATGGTGTGGCCATGCCGGGCCGCACCCACCTGCAGCACGCCCAGCCGGTGCTGCTCAGCCACCACCTGCTGGCCCATGCCTGGGCGCTGCTGCGCGATGTGCAGCGGCTCCAGGACTGGGACAAGCGCGCCGGCGTTTCGCCCTACGGGTCGGGTGCCCTGGCGGGTTCCTCGCTAGGCCTGGACCCGGAGGCCGTGGCGGCGGACCTGGGCTTCTTCTCCGCCACGCACAACTCGATCGACGGCACCGCGTCCCGCGACGTCTTCGCCGAGTTTGCCTGGGTGTGCTCGATGATCGGCGTGGACCTGTCCAGGATTTCGGAGGAGGTCATCTTCTGGGCCACGAAGGAGTTCTCCTTTGTGACCCTGCACGATTCCTACTCCACCGGTTCCTCGATCATGCCCCAGAAGAAGAACCCGGATGTGGCGGAGCTGGCCCGCGGCAAGGCCGGCCGGCTGATCGGCAACCTCACCGGGCTGCTGGCCACGCTCAAGGGCCTGCCGCTGGCGTACAACCGCGACCTGCAGGAGGACAAGGAACCGGTGTTCGACGCCGCCGACACCCTGGAGCTGCTGCTCCCGGCCGTCTCCGGCATGATCGCGACGCTGAAGTTCAACACCGAACGGATGGAGTCCCTGGCACCCCAGGGCTTCGCGCTGGCCACGGACATCGCCGAATGGCTGGTCCGCCAAGGCGTGCCGTTCCGCGAGGCGCATGAACTCTCGGGCGCGGCCGTCAAGCAGGCGGAATCCCGCGGCGTGGAGCTGTGGGACCTGACGGACGAAGAGTACGCGGCCATCTCGGAGCACCTGACGCCGGAGGTCCGCACGGTCCTGTCCACGGAAGGTTCCCTGAACAGCCGCAACTCGCAGGGCGGAACGGCGCCGGCCGCCGTCGAACGCCAGCTCGCTGCGCTGGAAGCCGAACTTGCCGGCGTCCGGGAGTACGCCGGCTAG
- a CDS encoding argininosuccinate synthase has product MTERIVLAYSGGLDTSVAIGWIGEATGAEVIAVAVDVGQGGESLETIRQRALGCGAVEAYVADASDEFANEYCVPTLKANALYQGHYPLVSAISRPVIVKHLVKAAREFGATTVAHGCTGKGNDQVRFEVGIQTLGPDLKCIAPVRDLALTRDKAIAFAEEKGLPIETTKKNPYSIDQNVWGRAVETGYLEDIWNAPTKDIYDYTATPEFPPAPDEVTISFEAGVPVAIDGVKVTPLQAIKELNRRAGAQGVGRIDVVEDRLVGIKSREIYEAPGAMALITAHKHLEDITIEREQARFKATVGQRWAELVYDGQWFSPLKRSLDAFIEDTQKYVSGDIRMTLHGGQAIVNGRRSDTSLYDFNLATYDTGDTFDQSMARGFIELWGMSAKVASGRDIRVAGK; this is encoded by the coding sequence GTGACTGAACGCATCGTGCTGGCCTACTCAGGCGGCCTGGACACCTCAGTAGCCATCGGCTGGATCGGCGAAGCCACCGGCGCCGAGGTCATCGCCGTGGCGGTCGACGTCGGACAGGGCGGCGAGTCCCTGGAGACCATCCGCCAGCGTGCCCTCGGCTGCGGCGCCGTCGAAGCCTACGTGGCCGACGCCTCTGACGAGTTCGCCAACGAGTACTGCGTCCCCACGCTGAAGGCCAACGCCCTCTACCAGGGCCACTACCCCCTGGTTTCCGCCATCTCCCGCCCGGTGATCGTCAAGCACCTGGTCAAGGCGGCCCGTGAATTCGGCGCCACCACCGTTGCCCACGGCTGCACCGGCAAGGGCAACGACCAGGTCCGCTTCGAAGTGGGCATCCAGACCCTCGGCCCGGACCTGAAGTGCATCGCCCCGGTCCGCGACCTCGCCCTAACCCGCGACAAGGCCATCGCATTCGCCGAGGAAAAGGGCCTGCCCATCGAGACCACCAAGAAGAACCCGTACTCGATCGACCAGAACGTCTGGGGCCGCGCCGTCGAAACCGGCTACCTCGAGGACATCTGGAACGCCCCCACCAAGGACATCTACGACTACACCGCCACCCCGGAATTCCCGCCGGCACCGGATGAAGTCACCATCTCCTTCGAAGCCGGCGTGCCGGTGGCGATCGACGGCGTCAAGGTCACCCCGCTGCAGGCCATCAAGGAACTCAACCGCCGCGCCGGCGCCCAGGGCGTGGGCCGGATCGACGTCGTCGAAGACCGCCTGGTGGGCATCAAGTCCCGTGAAATCTACGAGGCCCCGGGCGCCATGGCGCTGATCACCGCGCACAAGCACCTCGAGGACATCACCATCGAGCGCGAGCAGGCCCGCTTCAAGGCCACCGTTGGCCAGCGCTGGGCCGAACTTGTCTACGACGGCCAGTGGTTCTCCCCGCTGAAGCGCTCCCTGGACGCCTTCATCGAGGACACCCAGAAGTACGTCTCCGGCGACATCCGGATGACCCTGCACGGCGGCCAGGCCATCGTCAACGGCCGCCGCTCCGACACCTCGCTTTACGACTTCAACCTCGCCACCTACGACACCGGCGACACCTTCGACCAGTCCATGGCACGCGGCTTCATCGAGCTGTGGGGCATGTCCGCCAAGGTTGCCTCCGGCCGCGACATCCGGGTCGCGGGAAAGTAA
- a CDS encoding maleylpyruvate isomerase family mycothiol-dependent enzyme — protein sequence MTAPEPDLLLTGLHAAADDVTSDAAKLTDDDVKAPSALPGWTRGHVLAHLTGISNAMARQLEYAARGETIELYDGGMDGRNRAIGMAAGHDAATHRADLAEALERVLRAFDALPGIKDSSANRTGWWAPISYRGGVVLDGGLALWRELVIHDSDLLTGRGPETWSRPFCEHLFDFLAARVPPGEKLVLQPLGLPPVTVGSGNRSTVVSGMVTDIAAWLAGREPTLGSLRASAAADGVDLPTLLPWPAGTPAPK from the coding sequence ATGACCGCTCCCGAACCCGACCTCCTGCTCACCGGGCTTCACGCAGCTGCCGACGACGTCACCTCCGACGCCGCCAAGCTCACCGACGACGACGTGAAGGCTCCCTCCGCCCTGCCCGGCTGGACGCGGGGACACGTCCTTGCGCATCTCACGGGGATCTCCAACGCCATGGCCCGGCAGCTCGAGTACGCCGCCCGGGGGGAAACCATCGAGCTCTACGACGGCGGCATGGACGGCCGGAACAGGGCGATCGGCATGGCGGCCGGCCACGACGCCGCCACCCACAGGGCGGACCTGGCCGAGGCCCTGGAGCGGGTCCTGCGCGCGTTCGATGCGCTGCCGGGCATCAAGGACTCGTCGGCCAACCGCACCGGCTGGTGGGCGCCCATCTCCTATCGGGGTGGAGTGGTCCTGGACGGAGGCCTGGCCCTGTGGCGCGAGCTCGTCATCCATGACTCCGACCTCCTGACCGGCAGGGGACCGGAAACCTGGAGCCGGCCGTTTTGCGAGCACCTGTTCGATTTCCTCGCAGCCCGCGTCCCGCCAGGGGAGAAACTGGTGCTGCAGCCGCTTGGCCTGCCGCCCGTGACTGTCGGCAGCGGCAACCGGTCCACCGTGGTCAGCGGCATGGTCACTGATATCGCCGCGTGGCTGGCCGGCCGCGAACCCACGTTGGGGAGCCTGCGCGCTTCTGCAGCGGCCGACGGCGTGGACCTGCCGACGCTGCTGCCATGGCCGGCGGGAACGCCCGCGCCCAAGTGA